A window of Euwallacea similis isolate ESF13 chromosome 10, ESF131.1, whole genome shotgun sequence contains these coding sequences:
- the LOC136411270 gene encoding uro-adherence factor A, with the protein MGCASSAPLVEQGKNLVEGVKDTANETISKGEKALQDTGDTIKDGLESMKDSVHIALNTAEESIGSVAQKIGDTFTFATSRTSENIAHEFQDAQEALSSSKDDLLTSASDAATEAVSEAETVVMSETDHAREAFQTAAAPFFETVHSLEEDVNTASKDREEDKHADFSDVLEDLEGDSNKDLLGESVGSANQETVEELHDVEQGHGDKDKDKDKEEPPPTFWEAAADAILMKKVIKGMEMSPQYRKAERIFFTPPEKPDVDSSEKYLRENDLVVENADN; encoded by the exons ATGGGGTGCGCGAGCAGTGCGCCTCTGGTGGAACAGGGGAAGAATTTGGTGGAAGGCGTCAAAGACACCGCGAACGAGACTATATCTAAGGGGGAGAAAGCTTTACAGg ATACCGGAGACACTATCAAAGACGGCTTAGAGTCAATGAAAGACTCAGTGCACATCGCCTTGAATACCGCCGAAGAATCCATAGGCTCAGTGGCTCAGAAAATAGGGGACACCTTCACTTTTGCCACCTCCAGGACCTCCGAAAATATAGCCCATGAATTTCAAGACGCCCAGGAGGCTCTAAG CAGTTCTAAAGATGACCTCTTGACCAGCGCCTCGGACGCAGCAACTGAAGCAGTGTCTGAGGCTGAAACGGTGGTAATGTCCGAAACTGACCATGCAAGAGAAGCTTTCCAGACAGCTGCAGCTCCCTTCTTTGAAACTGTGCACTCCCTTGAGGAGGACGTTAATACTGCTTCAAAAGACCGAGAGGAAGATAAACATGCGGATTTTTCTGATGTCTTAGAGGATTTGGAGGGGGACAGCAATAAAGACCTCCTCGGGGAGTCTGTGGGGAGTGCTAACCAGGAGACTGTGGAGGAGCTACATGATGTTGAGCAAGGCCATGGGGACAAGGACAAGGACAAGGACAAGGAGGA aCCACCCCCCACGTTCTGGGAAGCAGCGGCCGACGCCATTTTAATGAAGAAGGTCATCAAGGGAATGGAAATGTCGCCGCAATACCGCAAAGCCGAGCGAATTTTCTTTACACCCCCTGAAAAACCGGATGTGGACTCAAGTGAGAAATACTTACGCGAAAATGATCTTGTAGTGGAAAATGCGGACAATTAA